The Aspergillus flavus chromosome 2, complete sequence region TTATACTGACACTCTTGTGCAGAAAGTTTATCGCCCACAATCCTGAGAGTATCTCTTACCCAACAGTCTTATATGAAGATGTCATGTCTAGTGACGAGGGCTTGCGTGAATGGCTTCACAAAATTGTACGTCTTCGCTACTCCTTTTGTTTTAGATCACTATCTAACCGCTATAAAGTACCTCCACGGCTTCTGCTTCGTCAAGGGTGTCCCCGTTGACCCGGAATCAACCCAAACCCTCCTGGAGAGAATTGCTTTTATTAGACATACTCACTATGGTAAAACCTTCTATCTGGTACAAAATATGCTCTCGAGTTTTTGTTCTGATTAAGCAAAGGTGGCTTTTGGGATTTTACGGCCGATTTAACGTTCAAGGATACTGCGTATACCACTGAGTTTCTTGGTGCACATACAGATAACACGTATTTCACTGACCCGGCACGGCTTCAACTGTTTCATTTATTGTCACATACCGACGGTGATGGAGGCGCGAGCTTACTTGTCGATGGCTTTTCGGCTGCAGAAGTCCTGCGAGAAGAGAATCCAGAGAACTACCAATTGCTAGCAGCAACACCACAGCCGTTCCATTCAAGCGGCAATGAGGATACCTGCATCCAGCCTGCAGAGCAAATGCCCATTTTCAGGATCCACCCGCAGTTCAATTACCTGTACCAAATCCGCTGGAACAACTATGATCGGGCGGCTAAAAAGGATTGGAGCTTGGAACAGCAGAATAGATGGTACAATGCAGCCCGGCACTTCAACGATATCGTCACACGTGAGAAAATGCAGATATGGACCCAGCTAGAGCCAGGAACAGCACTTAGTAAGTATTGGTTTGGACACGATCTTCTCCAGGAGGTGTAGGATTTGACTGATTGTCTTAGTCTTCGACAACTGGAGGATGCTTCATGGTCGCTCCGAATTCACCGGAAAGCGGAGGATGTGTGGTGGATATAGTAAGTAGTACCAACCTCATAGAGATCCGTAAGGTGCAACGATTCCTTGCTAGAACATGCTAACCCCGCTCAGTTAACAGCGATGACTTCGTTTCGCGTTATCGCCTCTTGAGGTTCGGCAAAGAGAAGATCCTGAACAACATAGGTAACTTTTCGAGAAGTATGGACAACCCTAACTTCTTCCTGTAGGGGGAATCGGTATATAGGAGTCTTCGGCAACTTGCTTCTACGCTCTGCCGGGAGTTGTGCATGGAGAGTGGGTAGTTGTACATATTCTGCGGTATATGGGGAATGTATACTTGAAGGCAATGTATATGCCTTGATTtaagcgaagaagaaaaggatggGGAATTCGCACAATTCAAATGGTACCATCGTGTAGGATGCGAACTATACTATTCATGACCTGAGGCACCAACAGGCAAGGCATTTGTCAGTGTATCACGTGATAGGCACCCAGCAGCTGACGTTGTTTGGTCCGGAGCTCAACAGCTCTCACTCTCTTCCCGCAAGACCCATCCCGTAACGCATCACCGCCGTTCCCCCTCTCATTCCCTCCTAGAATACTTATCTATCTCTCATCTTGCTCTCACCCGCATAATTAATTCTTACCTACCGTCATGTCTACCTTAGAGGATCTCGACGACCTTGACCgtgaagagagagagaagaagcccCAAGATGGCGACGGCAACGGCAGGAAGCCCTCCGGAGACGGAGACGCTGACATGAAAGACGCTGATAAGAaggacgacgaagaggacCTCTTGGACGATGATATTCTACAATCGAGCACAGCGGACATCGTCAAGCGACGGCGGATGCTGGAGAACGAAATGCGTATAATGAAGAGTGAATATCAACGGTTGACGCACGAACAGAGTACCATGAGAGAAAAGGTCAAAGATAATCaagagaagatcgaaaaTAACAGGTATGGGGTTCTGGGATATGCTGGGTCTCCCATTCCCTTCTTTCGAAGCTGGCTGGGTCGCATTACCCATGGTGGCGAGGGGGTAGGGTCTGGACTGTCGCGGCATATGTCATTGTGTTATTGTATGTCGGGACATTTCTATTAACATTCTCTTCTCTAGACAACTACCATATCTTGTCGGAAATGTGGTTGAATTGTTGGATTTGGACGTCGAGGCTGAAGCCGCGGAAGAGGGTGCCAACATCGACCTCGATGCTACTCGAGTCGGCAAGTCTGCTGTCATCAAAACCTCGACCCGTCAAACCATCTATCTCCCCCTCATTGGTCTGGTAGATCATGAGAAGCTCAAGCCCGGTGATCTCATTGGTGTAAATAAGGATTCATATCTCGTCCTCGATACATTACCCGCCGAATATGATAACCGAGTGAAGGCCATGGAGGTCGACGAAAAGCCAACGGAGAAGTACACAGATATTGGAGGTCTGGATAAGCAGATTGAAGAAATTGTCGAAGCTATAGTATGGCCGATGAAGGAGGCCGAACGGTTTAAGAAGCTCGGCATCAAGGCACCGAAAGGTA contains the following coding sequences:
- a CDS encoding putative gamma-butyrobetaine,2-oxoglutarate dioxygenase — translated: MSRLLSRKALGPSPFAGAYPPCIPKLKRFAAGSLSLSKGLRPWLPLSRGHVVSPMVRRAESTLAKPFAAEPDFSPVDSSPAELFSAESSSAKPSSAKPSRPAAKPERPAPYQIVYPFTSAEYRDQPTVMRTSGETTSEFGRFWLRDNCQCSKCVHPDTRQRSVDTFSIPPDVNPEKITYEGEIVKVQWSDGHQALYPVHWLNNFATFDSCVVNESRPDNKMRKFIAHNPESISYPTVLYEDVMSSDEGLREWLHKIYLHGFCFVKGVPVDPESTQTLLERIAFIRHTHYGGFWDFTADLTFKDTAYTTEFLGAHTDNTYFTDPARLQLFHLLSHTDGDGGASLLVDGFSAAEVLREENPENYQLLAATPQPFHSSGNEDTCIQPAEQMPIFRIHPQFNYLYQIRWNNYDRAAKKDWSLEQQNRWYNAARHFNDIVTREKMQIWTQLEPGTALIFDNWRMLHGRSEFTGKRRMCGGYINSDDFVSRYRLLRFGKEKILNNIGNFSRSMDNPNFFL
- a CDS encoding P-loop containing nucleoside triphosphate hydrolase protein, which produces MSTLEDLDDLDREEREKKPQDGDGNGRKPSGDGDADMKDADKKDDEEDLLDDDILQSSTADIVKRRRMLENEMRIMKSEYQRLTHEQSTMREKVKDNQEKIENNRYGVLGYAGSPIPFFRSWLGRITHGGEGVGQLPYLVGNVVELLDLDVEAEAAEEGANIDLDATRVGKSAVIKTSTRQTIYLPLIGLVDHEKLKPGDLIGVNKDSYLVLDTLPAEYDNRVKAMEVDEKPTEKYTDIGGLDKQIEEIVEAIVWPMKEAERFKKLGIKAPKGALMYGPPGTGKTLLARACAAETNATFLKLAGPQLVQMFIGDGAKLVRDCFALAKEKAPSIIFIDELDAVGTKRFDSEKSGDREVQRTMLELLNQLDGFASDDRIKVLAATNRVDVLDPALLRSGRLDRKIEFPLPNEEARANILQIHSRKMAVDDSVNWAELARSTDEFGGAQLKAVCVEAGMIALRKGMSKVGHENYVDAIAEVQAKKKDTNMGIYV